A genome region from Nymphalis io chromosome Z, ilAglIoxx1.1, whole genome shotgun sequence includes the following:
- the LOC126780589 gene encoding uncharacterized protein LOC126780589, producing MEEIESAVELDTESVHLVEITHYLNPYDFYVRPTKYKSIIQEWESMITKTKATSLNVQDLVIFNLDYSRGGCKYIRGRITRILKVDNNLSFDVFAIDYGFKEKSIPIEYIWECSPEMANIPPLAYNCRLANCYPMESEGFSSQTNDAFKELVGSEPVKIKVMGKKPNKILVDLINSAEENIAILLAIDGYATIGHSIEEMAKNPVILGKRVFFDFKELTIGETLHVRVQSGDSLNAFYVARVIDYDKYLREIGIISFFAGREASVLPQHLVEGKLVCVKVDCENKYERAFIKEVTKPKERAIVHLVDWGVDEEFHVEKMNYMHPYCLRAPVLAIFCQSAENQAWDNGLERFLSPGYEFNITIKSLGQHFKYPNKVDISVLSNDDDEAIALPDVVLDE from the coding sequence ATGGAGGAAATCGAAAGTGCAGTAGAACTGGATACGGAGTCTGTGCATTTAGTGGAAATTACGCACTATTTAAATCCATACGATTTTTACGTTCGGCCCACAAAATATAAATCCATCATCCAAGAGTGGGAGTCCATGATAACTAAAACCAAGGCGACATCCTTGAATGTACAGGATttggttatatttaatttggatTATTCACGTGGGGGTTGTAAATACATAAGAGGACGAATTACTCGGATTTTAAAGGTTGATAATAATCTATCGTTTGATGTATTTGCGATTGATTATGGGTTTAAGGAAAAATCAATTCCGATAGAGTATATATGGGAATGCTCACCAGAAATGGCAAATATACCACCTCTGGCATATAATTGTCGGCTTGCTAACTGTTACCCAATGGAATCTGAAGGTTTTTCGTCACAGACAAACGATGCATTTAAAGAATTGGTTGGATCGGAACctgttaaaattaaagtgatGGGCAAGAAACCAAATAAGATCCTGgttgatttaataaattctgCTGAAGAGAACATTGCGATACTGCTAGCTATCGACGGATATGCAACAATAGGTCACTCAATTGAAGAAATGGCTAAGAATCCTGTCATACTTGGCAAAAGAgttttttttgattttaaagaGCTTACGATTGGTGAAACACTTCATGTGAGGGTCCAATCAGGGGATTCACTGAATGCATTCTATGTTGCCCGAGTTATCGACTATGATAAATACCTTAGAGAAATTGGTATCATATCATTTTTCGCAGGAAGAGAAGCTTCTGTTTTGCCGCAGCACTTGGTAGAAGGAAAATTAGTGTGCGTGAAAGTTGATTgcgaaaataaatatgaaagggCTTTTATCAAAGAAGTTACAAAGCCAAAAGAAAGAGCTATCGTTCACCTCGTGGATTGGGGAGTAGATGAGGAATTTCATGttgaaaaaatgaattatatgcaCCCATATTGCTTGAGGGCACCAGTCCTTGCGATTTTTTGCCAATCTGCAGAGAATCAAGCATGGGATAACGGACTGGAGCGCTTTTTATCTCCCGGATATGAAttcaatataacaattaaaagtcTAGGACAACATTTCAAATATCCTAATAAAGTTGATATTTCCGTCTTGTCTAATGATGATGACGAGGCCATAGCCTTACCGGATGTCGTCCTTGATGAGTAA
- the LOC126780691 gene encoding uncharacterized protein LOC126780691 gives MEEIERLLTKISITSFEMDSMHLVEVTHVIDPLNFYVRPMKYRPIIQVMEYMEPKTNSTSFNVHDLVIFNVAYSCGGRKYIRGRITRISQIESFLACDIFAIDYGFMEKLIPIEYMWECSIQLANIPPLACDCQLANCYPLDLEGFSSDTIDAFKYYAGNEPIQIKVLGKKTNRIMVELVNSAIESISTLLAMHGYITLGHFCDAVTWNPIVGGKSIYFNFKDLSVGETLHVRVQSGDSLNGFNVVEVSDFNKHLEEVGAITFYAKKDFYLSPLHFVAGRLVCVKNDKDNIYERAFIKKVTRPFKKAIVQLVDWGRTAEYHIRKMKYMPVQCLRSPVVSIYCKSDESQSWDNGLDRFLTPGFEFNITIKSLGHQFEYPNIVDISPLALPVNDDDEARALPA, from the coding sequence ATGGAAGAAATCGAAAGACTATTAACGAAAATATCAATCACTTCATTTGAGATGGACTCCATGCATCTGGTAGAGGTGACTCATGTTATCGATCCATTAAACTTTTACGTTCGTCCGATGAAGTATAGACCCATCATACAAGTGATGGAATATATGGAGCCGAAAACCAACTCGACGAGTTTTAACGTACATGATTTGGTTATATTTAACGTGGCCTATTCATGTGGAGGTCGTAAGTACATAAGAGGTAGAATAACCCGTATATCCCAAATTGAGAGTTTCCTTGCTTGCGATATATTTGCCATTGATTACGGATTTATGGAAAAATTAATCCCGATTGAATATATGTGGGAATGCTCAATACAATTGGCAAACATACCACCACTGGCTTGTGATTGTCAGTTAGCTAATTGCTACCCTCTGGATCTCGAAGGTTTTTCGTCTGATACAATTGATGCCTTCAAATATTATGCGGGTAATGAACCCATCCAAATTAAAGTTTTGGGCAAGAAAACCAACAGGATTATGGTTGAGTTGGTAAATTCTGCTATCGAGAGCATATCCACACTGCTAGCTATGCACGGATATATAACATTAGGTCACTTTTGTGATGCAGTTACCTGGAATCCAATCGTAGGTGGAAAGagcatttactttaattttaaagatctCTCGGTTGGAGAAACACTACATGTGAGGGTTCAGTCTGGTGACTCACTAAATGGGTTTAATGTTGTAGAAGTTAGCGACTTTAATAAACACCTGGAAGAAGTTGGTGCCATAACATTTTACGCAAAGAAGGATTTTTATCTTTCCCCGCTACACTTCGTTGCAGGACGTTTAGTTTGCGTGAAAAATGATAAGGATAATATATACGAAAGGGCTTTCATTAAGAAGGTGACAAGACCTTTTAAAAAGGCTATTGTTCAACTCGTGGATTGGGGAAGAACCGCAGAGTATCATAttagaaaaatgaaatatatgccCGTACAATGTTTGAGGTCACCAGTAGTTTCGATTTATTGCAAGTCTGATGAGAGTCAATCCTGGGATAACGGCTTAGACCGTTTTTTGACTCCAggctttgaatttaatataacaattaaaagccTAGGACATCAATTCGAATATCCGAACATAGTTGACATCTCGCCTCTGGCACTACCagttaatgatgatgatgaggcCCGAGCCTTACCAGCTTAA
- the LOC126780558 gene encoding uncharacterized protein LOC126780558 — translation MDEIERLLAELSINTIDVDKVHLVEVTYILDPFDFYVRPMKYRPLIQAWECTEPTARTTVFHIHDLIIFNYGYSCGAQKYMRGRITRVSHIEYYLAFDVFAVDYGFTEKLIPIEHVWECPYELKHTPPLAFDCQLANCYPMDHTRGFPLNTIHAFKYYSGNEPLRMKILVKKQHKLLVELVNSTPESIATLLAIGGYSILGYYYDAIVWNPVVGRKIMYFDFKKLMIGEKLHVRVLSGVSLNEFHVARVIDYNYHLKEIDIITFYARREFSLSPEHLIEGTLVCVKNDSRNIYERAFIKKVTIPYETAIVQLVDWGIDEEFHIGKMKYMSTQCLRTPVLSIYCRSDANQAWNNGYDRFLTPGFEFNITVKSLGYQFECPHTVDITPALESDEEGNEARALPINYNQQNY, via the coding sequence ATGGATGAAATCGAAAGACTACTAGCGGAACTATCAATCAATACTATTGATGTGGATAAAGTCCATTTGGTAGAAGTAACGTATATTTTAGATCCATTCGATTTTTACGTTCGTCCGATGAAATATAGACCCCTCATCCAAGCGTGGGAGTGCACTGAACCTACAGCCAGAACAACAGTATTCCATATTCACgacctaataatatttaattatggatATTCTTGTGGAGCTCAGAAATATATGAGGGGACGAATTACCCGTGTGTCACACATTGAGTATTACTTGGCGTTCGATGTATTTGCAGTTGATTACGGTTTTACTGAAAAATTAATCCCGATAGAACATGTGTGGGAATGCCCATATGAATTAAAACATACACCACCACTGGCTTTTGACTGTCAGTTGGCTAACTGTTACCCTATGGATCACACCCGTGGCTTTCCGTTAAACACGATTCacgcttttaaatattattcggGAAATGAGCCTCTTCGAATGAAAATTTTAGTCAAGAAACAGCATAAGCTTCTGGTTGAGTTAGTAAATTCTACTCCAGAAAGCATTGCGACCTTGCTAGCTATAGGCGGATATTCAATACTAGGCTACTATTATGACGCGATCGTTTGGAATCCTGTTGTTGGACGTAAAATCATGTACTTCGATTTCAAAAAGCTCATGATTGGTGAAAAATTACATGTAAGGGTGCTGTCGGGTGTTTCCCTGAATGAATTTCATGTTGCCAGAGTAATTGACTACAATTATCACCTCAAAGAAATTGATATCATAACATTTTACGCAAGAAGAGAATTCTCGCTTTCGCCTGAGCACTTGATTGAGGGCACGTTGGTGTGTGTAAAAAATGACAGCagaaatatatatgaaagagCTTTTATAAAGAAAGTGACGATACCATATGAAACTGCTATAGTTCAGCTCGTGGATTGGGGAATAGATGAAGAGTTCCATATtggaaaaatgaaatatatgtcCACACAATGCTTGAGGACACCGGTACTTTCGATTTATTGCAGATCTGATGCGAACCAAGCATGGAATAACGGATATGATAGATTTTTGACCCCTGGCTTTGAATTCAATATTACGGTTAAAAGCCTAGGATATCAGTTCGAATGTCCTCACACAGTTGATATTACCCCTGCTTTAGAATCTGATGAAGAAGGTAATGAGGCTAGAGCTTtaccaattaattataatcagcAAAACTATTAa